GCACTGAAGGCGAACGACGCGGCCGAGGCCGCCAGAGTGGTCGCCGGTCACCTGGCGCGCACCGCCCTGAGCGTGCTGGCCGATGTCGCCCCGGAGTACGAGCCCGTCACCACGCGCACGGCCCTCAGACTCGTCGGCGCCGGGCAGGCCTGACACTCCGCCTCGTAACAGCGGTACCTCCTCGCCGTAGCATCGGAACGAGCGAGTGAGGAAAGGGGCCGGAGCGTGGCCGCCGCCGATGTCACAGAAGACGTGCCTGTCAGCGAAGAACTGCCTGTCACAGAAGAAGCGACTGTCACAGAAGAAGCGCCGCAGCCGACGGCGTCCGGTCGAGGCCGGCCCAGGAAGCACGGGACCGAGGCCGACTGCCCGCGCAAGGGCGAGCGCACCCGGCAGCGCATTCTGGAGGCGGCTCGGCGCAAGTTCGCCGAGGTCGGCTACGAGCGCGCCACCATCCGGGCCATCGCGGCCGAGGCCGACGTCGACAAGTCCTCGGTCATCCAGTACTTCGGCAGCAAGGACGGGCTGTTCCGCGAGGCGGTCCGCTGGGACATCCCCGTCGCCGAGCTGACCGCCGACGACCCCGCCCAGACCGTCGAGAATCTCGTACGAGGCATGCTCGGGGCCTGGGCCGCGGATCCGGACAGCCCCATGGCCGTACTGCTGCGCGCCAGCATGACCAGCGAAGAGGCCGCCGAGATCCTGCGCGGCCACATCACCGCCCAGGGCGTCGATCCGGTGGCCGCCATGGTCGACAGCCCCGACGCCCGGCTGCGGGCCGCGCTGTGCAGCGCGATGATGATGGGCATCGCCAGCCAGCGCTATCTGCTGCGCATGCCGGACCTGGCCGCCGCGGACACCGAGGACGTCCTGCGCCTCGTCGTGCCGGTGCTCCGCGGCCTCATCGACCCCGAGAAGGCGGAGGCGCCGGGCCGTTCGCCCGGGGAGTGACCTGGCCTCTCACACCTCCCGGTCCTCCGGGAACGCCTCGACGCCACCGTCGTGTACGCATCGGTACGCCGTTCGTTCATGACGTCACCGCCGTTGGCACCACCGTGTTGTGCAGGCGGCCGATCCGCTCGATCTCCACGACGACCTCGTCTCCGGCGGCGAGGAACTCACCGCGGGGAATCCCGCATCCCGCCGGTGTGCCGGTGGGGATGACGTCCCCGGCTTCGAGCCGGGTGAGGCGGCTCGAGGCCGCGACCACTCCCCGTACCGGCGCCATCATCTGCGCGGTGGAGGAGTCCTGCTTCACCACTCCGTTGACGCTGAGCCGGATCCGCAGGTTCTGCGGGTCGGGCACCTGCCAGCTGGGCACGAGCCCGGGGCCGAGCGGGCAGAACCCGTCCTGCCCCTTGTGTCCCAGCCAGTCGAAGGTGAACGGCTCGGCGACGGGCAGCGCGGACCTGAGACGGTCCCGGGCGGAGATGCCGTTGGCCACGAGATAGCCGGCCACGTGGTCGAGCGCCTGGTCGGGGGAGAGGCCACGGCCCGGCCTGCCGATGACGACGGCGAGTTCGGCCTCCCAGTCCACCCGTGCGCCGGGATAGGCGGGCAGCGGCACGGGATCGCCGGGTCCTGTCACCGTCGTCGTCGGCGGCTTGAGGAAGGAGAACGGTTCGCCCGGTTCACCCGGGGCCTCGATGCCCATCTCGGCTATGTGGTCCCAGTAGTTGGCGCCGGCGCAGAGCACCTTCCCCGGGTAGGTCAGGGGAGGGGCGAGCCGGGCATCGGCGAGGGTCGCGGATGCGGACGGCGTCCAGTCGCGCAGCCCGGGTGCCAGGGCGTCCCAGCGGCCCAGCACCTCCAGGAGCGTCAGGCCGCCCGTCTCGGGAGGTCCCTCCACCACCTCCCCGTCGATCAGGACACCGACGACGGTCTTCTCGGAGTCTCCGGTGCAGTACTGCACCAACGACCAGTCAGGCGACTGCATGGCTCTTCCTCCAGCGGGCGGCTCAGTGGGCTAGCCGGACCATAGTGCATACACATTATGTCGGAAAGGGTAGGCTGCGGTAGGTGTGGTGGCCAGGCCGGGAAGCCGGACGCGGTGGTCCCGCGCGGTGGCCCTGTGCAGTGGAGAGGCGGTCGGTGCGGGTGACGCGGACGGATGCGGCGGAGCCGACAGGTGATCTGCTCGGCCTGCTCGGGGGCCTGCCACGGCCGGTGATCTCCCACCCCCGGCGCACCAGCGTCGAGATCCACGACCACCTGAGACGGCTGATCCTGGACGGTCACCTGCCGCCCGGCACGGAACTGAAACAGGCCGGGCTGGCCCGGGTCTTCGACGTCAGCCGCACCCCGCTGCGCGAGGCGTTCCGGATGCTCCAGGAAGAGGGGCTGATCGACGCGGACATCAACCACCGGGGCCGGGTCACGGTTCTGGACGTGGCCGACCTGGACTGCCTCTACGCGGCCCGGATCTCCCTGGAGGCGATGGGCGTGCGGGTCACCGCCGGGCGCCTGACCCGTCAGGATGTGCAGGAGGGCTCGGCGCACCTGCACGACGTGGACCGCGCCGAGGAGACGGGCGACGCCATGGCGTGGCGCGAGGCGCACCGGGCCTTCCACCGTGTGCTCGTGTGCCGCTGCACCCCCACGGTGCTGCGCACGATCACCTCCTACGCCGAACGCAGCGAGCGGCCTGGCCCACGTCGGGGGCCTCACGGCCCGGGGCGAGGTCGTCGATCACCCGGCGGGCCGTGCGCGCGAGGTGTCTCGTGATCAGCTGTGCGGCCCGCTCCGACCGCCATGGTGTGCGGTGAGGATCTCGGAACGGCCGTCTGGGAGAGCTGGACTCCTGTCGAAAAAAGTGTACACACTTAGTGGTGCGAGCCGTCGGGGCGCGGCGCAACGGAACTGTGAGGAGGTTGCCATGCTGCGTGTCAAAGGCCTGCTGCACTACGGACTTCAGGTCCCCTCCCTGGACACGGGCCAGAGCTTCTACGACACCTTCGGGCTGCGGACGGTCGAGCGGGACAACGCTCTCGTGGTCCGCTGCGACGGCCGCGAACAGGACCAGGCGGTCCTGCTGGAGGGGCCGGTCAAGCGGCTGCATCATGTGGCGTTCGCCGTGGAGCCGGACTCACTGCCCGAGTGGCAGCGCCATCTGGAGGGCCTCGGTGTGCGGCTGCTCGACGCGCCCGCCCAGCTCCCCGGCGGCCTGTGGTTCCGCGACCATGAGGGCAACCTGCTGAACCTGCGCGACGAACAGCTTGGCGCCTGGCGGGACTTCGGCACCACGGACGCCCACGAGCCCAACTTCGGAGACCGCGTCCGCCGTGTCGACCAGGCGCGCTGGCTCACCGCAGACGAGAAGCCCCGTCCCCGGCGCCTCGGCCACATGCTGATCTTCAGTACGGACCTGGACGCGTCCGAGGCCTACTACGCCCGCACCCTGGGCCTGCGCCTCTCGGACCGCATCCGGGGCATGGCCGTCTTCATGAACTCCGGCCCCGGCGACCACCACGTCTTCGGCTTCCTGCCCGCCACCCACCCCGGCCTGCACCACTCCAGCTGGGAGGTCGCCGACATCGACCAGATCGCGATGGGCGCGCAGGCCATGGCCGCGGCCGGTCACAGCCACGGCTGGGGCCTCGGTCGGCACACGCTCGGCTCCAACTTCTTCCACTACATCCAGGACCCGTGGGGCAGCTGGATCGAGTACTCCAGCGACATGGACTGCATCACGGACAGCTGGAAGGCGGGCGACTGGGACTGCCCGCCGGCTGTCTGGAGCCCGGAGATCCCGGCCGACTTCATCGTCAACCAGGAGGAGAAGTCCTCCTGAACCCCCGCGATTCCTGACCGGGCGGGTCGGGTCGGGGGCGGTGCCGAATAAATCTCAACGCTTGTATATTTTTTTTGAGGTGCCGCTTCCGGCCTACCGCCGAACCAGGAGTCCTGCCATGCCCACCGACAGCACGACCACGCCCGCGGACCCGGAGTCCGCCCCACCGGGAGAACCCGGGGAGGCCCCCGGCGGGCGCCACCTCGGCCTCGCCCTCGTCGTCATCGCCGCCGCGCAGCTGATGGTCGTGCTGGACGGAACGATCACCAACATCGCGCTGCCGAGCATCCAGACCGACCTCGACGTCTCGGCGACGAACCTGGCCTGGATCGTGAACGCCTACGCCCTCGCCTTCGGCGGACTCCTGCTGCTCGGCGGCCGGGCCGGCGACCTCTTCGGACGCCGCCGCATGTTCCGTATCGGCATCACGGTGTTCACCCTCGCCTCCCTGCTGGGCGGTCTGGCCCCGAACGAGGAACTGCTGATCGGCGCCCGCGTCCTCCAGGGCGTCGGCGCCGCGATCGCCGCCCCCACCGCGCTCTCGCTGATCGCCACCAGCTTTCCCGAGGGCAAGCCCCGGAACAAGGCGATGGGCGTGTACGCGGCCATGGCGGGCCTCGGCTCCACGGTCGGACTCCTCCTCGGCGGCGTCCTGACCGACTACCTCGACTGGCGCTGGGTGTTCTTCGTCAACATCCCCATCGGCATCGCCGTACTCGCCGGGACGAAGGTCCTCGCCGAGGGCGAGCGCAACACCGGACGCCTCGACGTCCCGGGCGCGATCACCGGCGCCGGCGGCCTCATCTCGCTCGTCTACGGCATCACACGCGGCGGCCAGGACGGCTGGACCGACGCCCTGACCCTGGTCTTCTTCGGCGTGGCCGTCGTCCTGCTGGCGCTCTTCCTCGTCCTCCAGATGCGCACCACGCACCCGATGCTGCCGCTGCGCCTGTTCAAGGACCGCAACCGTGCCGGGTCGTACGCGACCATGCTGTTCCTGGGCGCGGGCATGTTCGCCACCTTCTACTTCCTGTCGCTGTACATGCAGCAGATCCTCGGCTACAGCCCGGTCAAGACCGGGTTCGCCTATCTGCCGTTCAGTTTCGGCATGGGGATCGCCGCGGGCGTCAGCTCCAAGCTGGTCGCCCGCCTCGTGCCCCGGCAGATCGCCGGCCCCGGCCTGGTCATCGGCGCGGCGGGCATGTTCTGGTTCAGCACCCTGGAGCCGGGCGCCTCCTACGTCACCCACCTGATGCCCGCCATGTTCGTCACCGCGCTCGGCCTCGGCATGAGCTTCGTGCCGATGACGCTCGGCGCGGTCAGCGGAGTGCGCGACCAGGACTCCGGCATCGCCTCCGCACTCCTCAACACCGCGCAGCAGGTCGGCGGCGCCCTGGGCCTCGCCGTGCTCACCACGATCTCGACCTCGGCGGCGAACGACCGTCTCCCGGAGGCGGCCGGCGCCTTCTACCGCGCCGTCGCCATGAAGGACCTCGCCACGGTCGCCAAGGCCGGCGAGGCCCTGACCCACGGCTATACGACGGCCTTCACGGTCGCGGGCTTCCTCTTCGTGGGCGGCCTGCTGATCACGCTGTTCGCCATCAACGCGAAGAAGCAGGAGCACACCCCGTGAACGAGCCCCGAGCGCTGTCCACCGTCATGGAGCTCGACACCCACGAGCGCGGAACGCTGTTCTCGGCCCGGGGCGCCCGCTTCACGGTCGACCTCGACCCGTTCCTCAACACGGACCTCTTCCGGATGACCGGACCGGTCTTCTCCCCGCACCCCCACGCCGGCTTCTCCGCCGTCACCTACCTCTTCGACGACTCCACCACCCGCTTCCACAACCGCGACAGCCTCGGCGACCGGAGCCTCATCGAACCCGGCGGGGTGCACTGGACCGTCGCCGGCTCGGGCATCGTGCACGACGAGGTCGTGGAGGAGCTCGGCCGGCTCGGACACGGCGCGCAGATCTTCGTACGACTGCCCCAGAGCGTCGAGCAGGACGATCCGTACGGCATGCACTTCACCCCGCGGGAACTGCCCGCGGACGAACTCGCCGAGGGTGTGCGGGTCCGGGTGGTGGCGGGCGAGGCGTTCGGCATGCGCTCGCCGGTGCGCGAGGCGGCCGACTCCCACGTCTACGACCTGATGCTGGGACCCGGCGCCCGCGTCGAGGTTCCCGTGGACCCCGAGTTCCGCGGCTTCGTCATGACCGTCGACGGCGACGGCCGGATCGCCACCCCCGCGAGCCGCGGCGAGCTGGGCCCGGCGGGCCTCGCCGTGTTCGAACCCGGCACCGGAGCCGTGCAGGTGGAGGCAGGCGAGCAGGGCGCACAGTTCCTGTTCGGAGCGGGCCGACCGCTGCGCACCCCCGCGTACATGTACGGCGGGTTCTGCCTCTCCAGCCGCACCCGCGTCACGGAAGCCGTCGAGCGCTACCGGTCCGGCGAGATGCACGGCCTGCTGACGGCCCCGTGACAACACGCACGACGCACACCCGACTTGAAGGAGCACAGATGTCCCCGACCGTAGTGGTCATCGGCGGCGGTTACGGCGGAAGCGCCGC
This window of the Streptomyces sp. NBC_01275 genome carries:
- a CDS encoding TetR/AcrR family transcriptional regulator is translated as MPVSEELPVTEEATVTEEAPQPTASGRGRPRKHGTEADCPRKGERTRQRILEAARRKFAEVGYERATIRAIAAEADVDKSSVIQYFGSKDGLFREAVRWDIPVAELTADDPAQTVENLVRGMLGAWAADPDSPMAVLLRASMTSEEAAEILRGHITAQGVDPVAAMVDSPDARLRAALCSAMMMGIASQRYLLRMPDLAAADTEDVLRLVVPVLRGLIDPEKAEAPGRSPGE
- a CDS encoding fumarylacetoacetate hydrolase family protein, translated to MQSPDWSLVQYCTGDSEKTVVGVLIDGEVVEGPPETGGLTLLEVLGRWDALAPGLRDWTPSASATLADARLAPPLTYPGKVLCAGANYWDHIAEMGIEAPGEPGEPFSFLKPPTTTVTGPGDPVPLPAYPGARVDWEAELAVVIGRPGRGLSPDQALDHVAGYLVANGISARDRLRSALPVAEPFTFDWLGHKGQDGFCPLGPGLVPSWQVPDPQNLRIRLSVNGVVKQDSSTAQMMAPVRGVVAASSRLTRLEAGDVIPTGTPAGCGIPRGEFLAAGDEVVVEIERIGRLHNTVVPTAVTS
- a CDS encoding GntR family transcriptional regulator; translation: MTRTDAAEPTGDLLGLLGGLPRPVISHPRRTSVEIHDHLRRLILDGHLPPGTELKQAGLARVFDVSRTPLREAFRMLQEEGLIDADINHRGRVTVLDVADLDCLYAARISLEAMGVRVTAGRLTRQDVQEGSAHLHDVDRAEETGDAMAWREAHRAFHRVLVCRCTPTVLRTITSYAERSERPGPRRGPHGPGRGRRSPGGPCARGVS
- a CDS encoding VOC family protein; the encoded protein is MLRVKGLLHYGLQVPSLDTGQSFYDTFGLRTVERDNALVVRCDGREQDQAVLLEGPVKRLHHVAFAVEPDSLPEWQRHLEGLGVRLLDAPAQLPGGLWFRDHEGNLLNLRDEQLGAWRDFGTTDAHEPNFGDRVRRVDQARWLTADEKPRPRRLGHMLIFSTDLDASEAYYARTLGLRLSDRIRGMAVFMNSGPGDHHVFGFLPATHPGLHHSSWEVADIDQIAMGAQAMAAAGHSHGWGLGRHTLGSNFFHYIQDPWGSWIEYSSDMDCITDSWKAGDWDCPPAVWSPEIPADFIVNQEEKSS
- a CDS encoding MFS transporter; this encodes MPTDSTTTPADPESAPPGEPGEAPGGRHLGLALVVIAAAQLMVVLDGTITNIALPSIQTDLDVSATNLAWIVNAYALAFGGLLLLGGRAGDLFGRRRMFRIGITVFTLASLLGGLAPNEELLIGARVLQGVGAAIAAPTALSLIATSFPEGKPRNKAMGVYAAMAGLGSTVGLLLGGVLTDYLDWRWVFFVNIPIGIAVLAGTKVLAEGERNTGRLDVPGAITGAGGLISLVYGITRGGQDGWTDALTLVFFGVAVVLLALFLVLQMRTTHPMLPLRLFKDRNRAGSYATMLFLGAGMFATFYFLSLYMQQILGYSPVKTGFAYLPFSFGMGIAAGVSSKLVARLVPRQIAGPGLVIGAAGMFWFSTLEPGASYVTHLMPAMFVTALGLGMSFVPMTLGAVSGVRDQDSGIASALLNTAQQVGGALGLAVLTTISTSAANDRLPEAAGAFYRAVAMKDLATVAKAGEALTHGYTTAFTVAGFLFVGGLLITLFAINAKKQEHTP
- a CDS encoding pirin family protein, with the protein product MNEPRALSTVMELDTHERGTLFSARGARFTVDLDPFLNTDLFRMTGPVFSPHPHAGFSAVTYLFDDSTTRFHNRDSLGDRSLIEPGGVHWTVAGSGIVHDEVVEELGRLGHGAQIFVRLPQSVEQDDPYGMHFTPRELPADELAEGVRVRVVAGEAFGMRSPVREAADSHVYDLMLGPGARVEVPVDPEFRGFVMTVDGDGRIATPASRGELGPAGLAVFEPGTGAVQVEAGEQGAQFLFGAGRPLRTPAYMYGGFCLSSRTRVTEAVERYRSGEMHGLLTAP